The following proteins are co-located in the Leptospira weilii genome:
- a CDS encoding S41 family peptidase, whose translation MKKGSATLSSLLSTLLTIFILYCEPTSGKSPVKADFTLKDFDNVISTVSRYYIDKNIDKNRAYREAAIYALLSLPHSIYLYPESYFKEREKYEEKDEIFPGKTFKISTDDSFILFDPDYTEVEKIRDRKLKEDSNRSKVNDEEVKKIVEREKVRKNVLASKWERTGFSKKDFDRVLAFIETNLDKYKDYPLKDPFGESEEKSKEPFTMNDVMLAAANGYLSSLDPHSNVFLRSAWEESMAKIQDGSFEGIGAILSGGGNREVVVENPLEGRPAVNAGIRSGDVILAVDGKSIKGILLDKVVEKIKGKKGSKVALTIQRKGVPGTLHIEVVRDTIEIKNLSSKLIEGHEHIGYIKLTGFVKSEDGPSVDRELVDKYKELEKEAQGKGTRLKAIILDLRNNAGGYLDLAIDIADMFIEKGLIVSTKSPNRSPEDAYAKNKDITNLPLAVLINAKSASASEIVASAIKHHGRGLVLGERTFGKATVQKLMPLGNDYLIKLTQARYYSPSGNTIQVVGVKPDIEISSEEDGSFPFRFREENMWNHLAELPPAAEEKSSFDVKNLEAWVQKNGKASEFIAAHKNDPIKPDYQLIRSLDYIEALISTQKKK comes from the coding sequence TTGAAAAAAGGATCCGCTACGCTTTCGTCGTTACTTTCCACTCTTTTGACCATTTTTATCCTATACTGCGAGCCCACATCCGGCAAATCTCCGGTCAAGGCAGACTTTACCCTCAAAGATTTTGATAACGTAATTAGCACAGTTTCGCGTTACTATATTGATAAGAATATCGATAAAAACCGCGCGTATCGCGAAGCCGCGATCTACGCCCTCTTATCACTTCCTCATTCCATTTATCTCTATCCCGAAAGTTATTTCAAGGAAAGAGAAAAATACGAGGAAAAAGACGAAATTTTTCCCGGAAAAACATTTAAGATCTCAACCGACGATTCCTTTATTCTTTTCGATCCGGATTATACCGAAGTGGAGAAAATCAGAGATCGCAAGTTGAAAGAGGACTCGAACAGATCCAAAGTCAACGACGAGGAAGTAAAAAAGATCGTTGAAAGGGAAAAAGTCCGTAAGAACGTCCTTGCGTCCAAATGGGAGCGAACCGGTTTTAGCAAAAAGGATTTTGATCGAGTCCTCGCATTCATAGAAACCAATCTGGACAAATACAAGGATTATCCTCTGAAAGATCCTTTCGGAGAATCCGAGGAAAAATCCAAAGAACCGTTCACAATGAACGACGTTATGCTCGCTGCGGCGAACGGCTATCTTTCTTCTCTTGATCCTCATAGCAACGTATTTCTAAGATCCGCTTGGGAAGAATCAATGGCCAAAATTCAAGACGGAAGTTTTGAAGGAATCGGAGCCATTCTCTCAGGCGGAGGAAACAGAGAAGTCGTCGTGGAAAATCCGCTCGAAGGAAGGCCCGCGGTGAACGCAGGCATACGTTCCGGAGACGTGATTCTCGCAGTAGACGGAAAATCGATCAAAGGAATCCTTTTGGATAAGGTCGTGGAAAAAATCAAAGGGAAAAAAGGCTCCAAGGTCGCGCTTACCATCCAGAGAAAGGGAGTTCCGGGGACCCTACATATCGAAGTAGTAAGAGATACGATCGAAATCAAAAATCTGAGCAGTAAACTGATCGAAGGCCACGAACATATCGGCTATATCAAACTTACCGGTTTTGTGAAATCGGAAGACGGACCTTCCGTAGACCGAGAACTGGTGGATAAATATAAAGAACTCGAAAAAGAAGCGCAAGGAAAAGGTACGAGACTCAAAGCGATAATCCTCGATTTGAGAAACAACGCGGGCGGCTACTTGGATCTTGCGATCGATATCGCGGATATGTTCATTGAAAAGGGTTTGATCGTTTCCACCAAAAGCCCGAACCGCAGTCCTGAAGACGCTTATGCTAAAAATAAGGACATCACCAATTTACCGTTAGCAGTTTTAATCAATGCGAAATCCGCTTCCGCTTCCGAAATCGTCGCAAGTGCGATCAAACATCACGGAAGAGGTTTGGTCCTCGGAGAAAGGACTTTCGGAAAAGCTACGGTGCAAAAACTGATGCCTCTCGGAAACGACTATCTGATTAAACTCACACAAGCTCGTTATTATTCTCCTTCGGGAAACACGATTCAGGTCGTAGGGGTAAAACCGGACATCGAAATTTCTTCCGAAGAAGACGGGTCTTTTCCGTTCCGATTCAGAGAGGAGAACATGTGGAATCACCTTGCCGAACTCCCGCCCGCCGCCGAGGAAAAGAGTTCTTTCGACGTTAAGAATTTGGAAGCCTGGGTTCAAAAGAACGGAAAAGCTTCCGAATTCATCGCGGCTCATAAAAACGATCCGATCAAACCGGATTACCAGCTCATTCGTTCCTTGGATTATATAGAAGCGCTAATCAGCACACAAAAAAAGAAATAA
- a CDS encoding cysteine synthase A — translation MNIKKDFSDAVGNTPLILLRSFSEETGCNIYGKAEFLNPGGSVKDRAALFIVEDSERKGLLKAGGTVVEGTAGNTGIGLTHICNSKGYKTLIIIPDTQSREKIDLLRTLGAEVKTVPAVPYKDPNNYVKVSGRIAQEMDNAVWANQFDNLANREAHYKTTGPEIWKQTEGKLDAWVTSLGTGGTYAGVSLFLKEKNSKIKTVVADPYGSGIYNFVKKGEVFAEGSSFTEGIGNGRITENMKGAPMDDAVRITDEECLKVVYQLLYKDGLFLGGSSGINVAAAVQLAKELGPGHTIVTVLCDSGARYQSRIFNPEWLISKGYSVPTF, via the coding sequence ATGAACATTAAAAAAGATTTTTCCGATGCGGTAGGAAATACACCGCTCATTTTACTTCGTAGTTTCAGCGAGGAAACCGGTTGTAACATCTATGGAAAAGCGGAGTTCTTAAATCCGGGAGGTTCCGTTAAGGATCGGGCCGCTCTTTTTATCGTGGAAGACTCTGAAAGAAAAGGGCTTTTGAAGGCCGGTGGAACGGTGGTAGAAGGAACCGCAGGAAATACGGGAATTGGACTGACTCATATTTGCAACTCGAAGGGTTATAAAACATTAATTATCATTCCGGATACACAGTCTCGGGAAAAAATCGATCTCTTACGGACCTTGGGCGCAGAAGTGAAAACCGTTCCAGCCGTTCCTTATAAAGATCCGAATAACTATGTAAAGGTTTCGGGTAGGATCGCCCAAGAGATGGACAACGCGGTTTGGGCCAATCAATTCGATAACCTTGCTAATCGAGAAGCGCATTATAAAACCACAGGTCCGGAGATTTGGAAACAAACAGAAGGAAAGTTGGATGCGTGGGTCACTTCTCTCGGAACTGGGGGAACTTACGCAGGAGTTTCCTTATTTTTAAAGGAAAAAAATTCCAAAATCAAAACCGTGGTCGCCGATCCCTACGGATCCGGAATTTATAATTTCGTAAAGAAGGGCGAGGTTTTTGCGGAAGGTAGTTCCTTTACCGAGGGAATTGGGAACGGAAGGATTACCGAAAACATGAAAGGGGCGCCTATGGACGATGCGGTTCGAATCACGGATGAGGAGTGTTTGAAAGTTGTTTATCAACTTCTTTATAAGGATGGGCTTTTTTTAGGAGGTTCGTCTGGGATCAACGTGGCCGCGGCAGTACAACTCGCCAAAGAACTCGGACCCGGTCATACTATAGTTACTGTACTATGTGATTCCGGAGCGAGATACCAATCTCGAATTTTTAATCCGGAATGGTTGATATCGAAAGGTTATTCCGTTCCTACGTTTTGA
- a CDS encoding TIGR02300 family protein: protein MANSKKTKPKKTATAVAKKKAAAKKVAPKKGNASAKKKVEIIKKALSNPSLKSKSTIKPTGTKKVSGSKGVSLNPLGKKWTCHTCSTKFYDLNKEEKICPKCGADQNKRPVTRTRTVRPRVVEEEEIIDDEALVDEEMEFTEEPLEEALDEDGDDAEEPEE, encoded by the coding sequence ATGGCAAATAGTAAAAAGACTAAGCCCAAAAAAACTGCTACGGCTGTTGCTAAGAAAAAGGCGGCGGCAAAAAAAGTTGCACCCAAAAAAGGGAACGCATCGGCAAAAAAGAAAGTAGAGATTATCAAAAAGGCGCTTTCGAATCCTTCTTTAAAGTCTAAATCGACGATAAAACCCACAGGAACGAAAAAGGTTTCCGGTTCTAAAGGTGTGTCCTTAAATCCTCTTGGAAAAAAATGGACCTGTCATACCTGTTCCACCAAGTTTTACGACTTGAATAAGGAAGAAAAAATTTGTCCTAAATGTGGAGCGGACCAAAACAAACGTCCTGTTACTCGCACTCGAACCGTTCGTCCGAGAGTCGTTGAGGAAGAAGAGATCATCGACGACGAAGCGCTTGTGGACGAGGAGATGGAATTCACCGAGGAGCCTCTCGAAGAAGCTTTGGATGAGGACGGTGACGATGCGGAAGAGCCGGAAGAGTAA
- a CDS encoding response regulator: protein MNSSDINPSILIVDDEWLIAFNLQVTLQKLGYQVAGIARTAEEALEFAERTRPDLILMDIRIEGELDGIQAAERIQNKMDVPVIFMTAFADEETFNRAVSKASLFGYISKPFQPASLKNSIEIALKQQRRFGRAQEEGKEFKDVIQNIGESAISLDREGKILFMNRTAEYLTGWVLSEVQGKNGEKVLRLSTDNGENIRTRIGSVNSDHLKYIPSLLTRKDGSHIQVAFRVSPVRDEDGNVVGSIIMLSELISLSISEKEKSEMEKVIQSERRLDSIQKLAAGLAHEINNPLMGIINYGHIIRNHKGGDADTKNYARLIIEQGERIAAIIRNLILFSKKDPEQPTRTNIKQLVSSVEDMISEMLKSQEIRLEKQIPEDLEVFIRPNQIREVLYNILYYYSENQKETLIHLKAVLDYGETSYLKILISGKLDLNLNEESRFEPFENFRSNDARIGMGLSVCYGILQTNRGQLLLKKSDSGWDFIIQIPV from the coding sequence ATGAACTCATCCGATATCAATCCTTCCATTCTGATCGTGGACGACGAATGGCTGATTGCTTTTAATCTTCAAGTTACCCTTCAAAAGTTAGGGTATCAGGTTGCCGGAATCGCAAGGACAGCAGAAGAGGCGTTGGAATTTGCGGAACGGACAAGACCGGATTTGATCCTCATGGATATTCGGATCGAGGGAGAACTGGATGGAATTCAAGCTGCGGAAAGAATCCAAAATAAGATGGATGTTCCTGTAATCTTTATGACAGCATTTGCGGATGAGGAAACTTTCAACCGTGCCGTAAGCAAAGCATCCTTGTTCGGGTATATCTCAAAACCGTTTCAACCCGCTTCTCTGAAGAATTCGATCGAGATCGCGCTCAAACAACAAAGGAGGTTCGGAAGGGCGCAGGAAGAAGGAAAGGAATTTAAGGACGTTATCCAAAACATCGGAGAGAGCGCAATCTCTCTGGATCGGGAAGGAAAAATTTTATTTATGAACCGAACTGCGGAGTATCTTACGGGCTGGGTCCTTTCCGAAGTTCAGGGAAAAAACGGAGAGAAAGTCCTAAGGCTTTCTACGGACAACGGTGAAAACATTCGAACTCGAATCGGAAGCGTAAACTCCGATCACCTGAAATATATTCCGTCTTTGTTAACTCGCAAAGACGGAAGCCACATTCAAGTTGCGTTCCGCGTTTCCCCTGTCAGAGATGAAGATGGAAACGTCGTAGGTTCCATCATTATGCTTTCGGAACTGATTTCCCTTTCGATATCCGAAAAAGAGAAATCCGAAATGGAAAAGGTGATTCAATCCGAAAGAAGATTGGATTCGATTCAAAAACTTGCGGCCGGCCTCGCGCACGAAATTAACAATCCTTTGATGGGGATCATCAATTACGGACATATCATTCGAAACCACAAAGGAGGGGACGCCGACACGAAAAATTACGCGCGTCTCATTATAGAGCAGGGAGAAAGAATCGCAGCCATTATCCGTAATCTGATCCTGTTTTCCAAAAAAGATCCGGAACAACCGACGCGAACCAACATAAAACAACTTGTAAGTTCTGTGGAAGATATGATCTCCGAAATGTTGAAGTCGCAAGAAATTCGATTGGAGAAACAAATTCCGGAAGACTTGGAAGTATTCATCCGTCCGAATCAAATTCGAGAAGTTCTCTATAACATTCTTTATTATTATTCCGAAAATCAAAAGGAAACTCTGATTCATTTAAAGGCCGTTTTGGATTACGGAGAGACTTCTTATCTGAAAATTTTGATTTCGGGAAAGTTGGATCTAAATCTAAACGAAGAAAGTAGATTTGAACCCTTTGAAAATTTTCGTTCAAACGACGCTCGAATCGGGATGGGGCTTTCGGTTTGTTACGGAATTCTACAGACGAACCGAGGACAACTTCTCCTCAAAAAATCGGATTCAGGCTGGGATTTTATCATCCAAATTCCCGTTTAA
- a CDS encoding mannose-1-phosphate guanylyltransferase, whose protein sequence is MNQDKPIVLIMAGGKGERFWPRSRVSTPKQLQKVYSNKTLLKETLERALTITTIDRIYIGTNASLKKSILAQEKNFPEKNFIIEPEGKNTAPIIALASLYFREKYGDPMQVVLSADAWINPVKEFTKTILKALEQAKDHLVLLGIKPNRPEVGYGYIEAGKSIDGCFVVKSFYEKPDLKTALKYIKKKNFYWNPGIFLWKTSIILEEFKTYSPKIINPLEERFPFKKAGELSAAFKIIPSDPVDIAIMEKSSRIRMVEASFGWDDVGSWTSLERVMSGDSFGNRHMGKAILFHKSSGNITQTRKEFTAILGVKDLIVVEEEDVLFISTKSGVSDIKNLVAELRKNKTLQKYTE, encoded by the coding sequence ATGAATCAGGATAAACCGATCGTATTGATTATGGCCGGAGGTAAAGGAGAACGATTCTGGCCTCGTTCCAGAGTATCTACTCCGAAACAACTTCAGAAAGTATATTCCAATAAAACTCTCTTGAAAGAAACCTTGGAGCGCGCACTTACGATTACCACGATTGATCGGATTTATATCGGAACTAACGCGAGTCTAAAAAAATCGATCCTGGCTCAGGAAAAGAATTTTCCCGAAAAAAATTTTATTATCGAACCGGAAGGTAAAAACACGGCTCCTATCATCGCTCTCGCTTCCTTGTATTTTCGGGAAAAATACGGCGATCCTATGCAAGTCGTATTGTCTGCGGACGCTTGGATCAATCCGGTAAAGGAATTCACAAAAACGATTTTAAAGGCGCTTGAACAGGCGAAAGATCATCTGGTCCTCCTCGGGATTAAACCGAATCGTCCCGAAGTAGGTTACGGTTATATCGAAGCCGGAAAATCGATTGATGGTTGCTTCGTGGTAAAATCGTTTTATGAAAAACCGGATTTAAAGACTGCGCTCAAATATATCAAAAAGAAGAATTTTTACTGGAATCCGGGAATCTTTCTTTGGAAGACTTCCATAATATTAGAGGAATTTAAAACGTATTCTCCTAAAATTATAAACCCTTTGGAGGAACGGTTTCCGTTTAAAAAGGCCGGAGAACTTTCGGCGGCTTTTAAGATCATTCCTTCCGATCCGGTGGATATCGCGATCATGGAAAAAAGTTCCCGGATTAGAATGGTGGAAGCGAGTTTCGGTTGGGATGATGTGGGCTCTTGGACTTCTTTGGAAAGAGTGATGTCCGGAGATTCGTTTGGAAATAGACATATGGGTAAGGCGATACTTTTTCATAAGTCTTCTGGAAACATCACTCAAACTCGAAAAGAATTTACCGCGATTCTCGGAGTAAAGGATTTGATCGTTGTGGAAGAGGAAGACGTTTTGTTTATCAGTACGAAATCGGGGGTCAGCGATATCAAAAACCTGGTCGCGGAGCTTCGTAAAAATAAAACTTTACAAAAGTACACGGAATAG
- a CDS encoding class I fructose-bisphosphate aldolase — translation MIDKIKTALGAEADSLLNHTCKTIPKESLSLPGVNYVGEVLSQSDRNNSVLRNYQAILNTGRLAGTGYTSILPVDQGIEHSAGASFAKNPAYFDPENIVKLAIEGGCNAVASTLGVLGLVSRKYAHKIPFIVKINHNELLSYPNKFDQILFANVEQAFDMGAVAVGATIYFGSEESSRQIQEISEAFHRAHELGLVTILWAYLRNDSFKPDKIDYHLATDLTGQANHLGATIQADIVKQKLPEVFAGGFKDLKFGKKDDRMYTQLTADNPIDMARYQVANCYMGKVGLINSGGASGENDLSDAVKAAVVNKRAGGMGLISGRKAFQKPMKDGITLLNAIQDVYLSKDVTIA, via the coding sequence ATGATTGATAAAATCAAAACCGCCCTGGGCGCAGAAGCGGACTCTCTTTTAAACCATACTTGTAAAACGATTCCAAAAGAATCTTTAAGCCTTCCCGGAGTCAATTACGTTGGCGAAGTTCTTTCCCAAAGCGATCGAAACAACAGCGTTCTCAGAAACTACCAAGCGATTCTGAATACAGGAAGACTCGCAGGAACCGGTTATACTTCCATTCTCCCCGTGGACCAGGGAATTGAACACAGCGCAGGAGCTTCTTTTGCGAAAAATCCGGCTTATTTCGATCCGGAAAATATCGTAAAGTTGGCAATCGAAGGAGGTTGCAATGCGGTCGCTTCCACTCTCGGAGTTTTAGGACTCGTTTCTAGAAAATATGCGCATAAGATTCCGTTTATCGTAAAGATCAATCACAACGAACTTCTTTCGTATCCGAACAAGTTCGACCAGATTCTGTTCGCAAATGTAGAGCAGGCGTTTGACATGGGGGCGGTTGCGGTCGGAGCCACGATCTATTTCGGGTCGGAAGAATCTTCCCGTCAAATTCAAGAAATTTCCGAGGCGTTTCACAGAGCGCACGAACTTGGGCTCGTCACCATTCTTTGGGCTTATTTGAGAAACGATTCGTTCAAGCCGGATAAAATCGATTATCATCTTGCTACCGACCTTACCGGACAGGCCAATCACTTGGGCGCAACGATCCAAGCGGATATTGTAAAACAAAAACTTCCCGAAGTTTTTGCGGGTGGTTTTAAGGATTTGAAGTTCGGTAAAAAAGACGATAGAATGTACACTCAGTTAACCGCTGACAATCCGATCGATATGGCGAGATACCAAGTGGCAAACTGCTACATGGGGAAAGTAGGTCTTATCAATTCCGGTGGAGCTTCCGGTGAAAATGATCTCTCCGACGCGGTAAAAGCGGCGGTCGTAAATAAAAGAGCGGGTGGGATGGGACTCATTTCAGGAAGGAAAGCGTTCCAAAAACCGATGAAAGACGGAATCACTCTTCTAAACGCGATTCAAGACGTTTATCTTTCCAAAGACGTTACCATCGCTTAA
- a CDS encoding LIC_12238 family plasminogen-binding lipoprotein yields the protein MKTAFASQKVALLFRVFLFSLIFGLTSTCFKPTGEFGWALLDEEKLNILEKKIMTVGEYTITRENLIFPDDKSIYYIYRFSRSVSETAVTYVSLSRFQLGYNEMDVLRKRPNPISKTIEGSFQGLTPGKYLLKIAYEGDVIDEVEFLVRSTQTPYIEDIPSPSDNDIEKAMK from the coding sequence ATGAAGACGGCTTTCGCCTCCCAAAAAGTTGCGCTCCTTTTTAGAGTTTTCCTTTTTTCTTTGATTTTCGGTCTGACATCGACTTGCTTTAAACCTACGGGAGAATTCGGCTGGGCCTTACTTGATGAGGAAAAACTCAATATTCTTGAAAAGAAGATTATGACCGTGGGAGAATATACGATCACAAGGGAAAATCTGATTTTCCCCGATGACAAATCTATTTATTATATCTATCGATTCTCCAGGTCCGTCTCAGAAACCGCAGTGACTTATGTGAGTTTAAGTCGCTTCCAACTCGGATACAATGAGATGGACGTTCTCCGAAAAAGACCGAACCCAATTTCCAAAACGATCGAAGGTTCTTTTCAAGGACTTACTCCCGGAAAGTATCTTCTTAAAATCGCCTACGAAGGAGACGTGATTGACGAGGTTGAATTTTTGGTTCGTTCTACGCAAACACCTTATATAGAAGATATTCCCTCTCCATCGGACAATGACATCGAAAAAGCGATGAAGTAA
- a CDS encoding chemotaxis protein CheW, with the protein MASEIDHQYILFSLGDEEYAIPISLVDEIIKISNLIRIPKAKDYFAGIMDIRGKVVKMVDLAVRLNIPRVGGEVIYDRAIVVKVSGQSVGIIVDKVANVVLFPSESINPPPPSVKGISGRYITGVGKKDDRFIIIIDVEKILGAEELTESGSNVG; encoded by the coding sequence ATGGCATCCGAAATCGACCACCAATACATTCTTTTCAGTTTGGGAGATGAGGAATATGCAATTCCCATTTCTCTGGTAGATGAGATTATCAAGATCAGCAATTTAATCCGAATTCCCAAGGCGAAAGATTATTTCGCGGGGATTATGGACATTCGGGGTAAAGTGGTGAAGATGGTGGATCTTGCCGTTAGGCTCAACATTCCAAGAGTAGGCGGCGAGGTTATCTACGACCGGGCGATCGTAGTGAAGGTCAGCGGTCAGTCTGTCGGAATCATAGTGGATAAGGTGGCTAATGTCGTTTTATTTCCATCTGAATCCATCAATCCTCCCCCGCCTTCCGTCAAAGGAATCTCCGGAAGATACATCACCGGAGTCGGGAAAAAGGACGATCGATTTATCATCATCATCGATGTGGAAAAGATTTTGGGAGCGGAAGAATTGACCGAATCGGGAAGCAATGTCGGATGA
- the miaA gene encoding tRNA (adenosine(37)-N6)-dimethylallyltransferase MiaA has product MRKSRKSKACPILILAAPTGAGKTSLVTELDPTRFEILSFDSRQIYKDMPIGTAAPTGEQQSKIGHHLVEVLSPSEAVDAGLYNRLAEEALQKILNLDKIPVFTAGTGFYLKAFLFGMFPVPEIDVSVRDRVLSMNKEEKRILLKELDPNALDKIFPEDDYRLGRALEVNLMGEKWSRLKIDPSTSAICRYDLDIRLGVFLDLDRKELYERINLRAKRMIEEGMADEAWKIRERFGKTCPGLKSLGYNFALENKKGNSNLETFLADLSRSHRNYAKRQVTWFRRETYVQPMGRSEALERIKHMK; this is encoded by the coding sequence ATGCGGAAGAGCCGGAAGAGTAAGGCTTGTCCGATTTTGATTCTTGCCGCTCCGACCGGAGCGGGTAAAACTTCTCTCGTCACCGAACTTGATCCGACCAGGTTCGAAATTCTTTCTTTCGATTCCAGACAGATCTACAAAGATATGCCGATCGGAACCGCGGCTCCCACCGGAGAACAGCAGTCCAAGATCGGTCATCATCTTGTGGAAGTTCTTTCTCCTTCCGAAGCCGTAGATGCGGGGCTTTACAATCGACTCGCGGAAGAAGCCCTTCAAAAAATTTTGAATCTGGATAAAATTCCGGTTTTTACTGCGGGTACGGGTTTTTATCTCAAAGCGTTTTTGTTCGGAATGTTTCCCGTTCCGGAAATAGACGTTTCTGTGCGGGACCGAGTTCTTTCTATGAACAAGGAAGAAAAAAGAATTCTTCTGAAAGAATTGGATCCGAATGCTTTGGATAAAATATTTCCGGAGGACGATTATAGATTGGGAAGGGCTTTGGAAGTCAATCTCATGGGAGAGAAGTGGTCTCGTTTGAAAATCGATCCGAGCACTTCCGCGATTTGTAGGTACGATTTGGATATTCGTTTAGGTGTTTTTTTGGATCTGGATCGGAAAGAACTTTATGAAAGAATCAATCTGAGAGCCAAACGGATGATCGAAGAAGGAATGGCGGATGAGGCTTGGAAGATTCGAGAGAGATTCGGAAAGACTTGTCCCGGGCTTAAGTCTTTAGGTTATAATTTTGCACTTGAAAATAAAAAAGGAAACTCCAATCTAGAGACATTCCTTGCGGATTTAAGTCGGTCTCATAGGAATTACGCCAAAAGACAGGTCACTTGGTTTCGTAGGGAAACATACGTTCAACCAATGGGGCGGTCCGAGGCGCTGGAACGAATCAAACATATGAAGTAA
- the hfq gene encoding RNA chaperone Hfq has protein sequence MSAKNNIQDQLLNTARKDKLDLTIYLLNGVPLKGKVVSFDNFTIVLEQENKQSLVYKHAISTIIPAKIIKLYTEETKDAVQG, from the coding sequence ATGTCTGCTAAAAACAATATACAGGACCAACTCTTAAACACTGCCCGAAAGGATAAATTGGATCTTACGATTTATCTTCTGAATGGGGTTCCCTTGAAAGGTAAGGTGGTAAGTTTCGATAATTTTACGATTGTGCTTGAACAGGAAAATAAACAAAGTCTCGTTTATAAACACGCGATTTCCACGATTATTCCCGCTAAGATCATCAAGCTTTATACCGAGGAAACGAAAGACGCAGTACAAGGATAA
- a CDS encoding CBS domain-containing protein has translation MYIKQILAKKDRKLLSVEPETLVMDAVKFMTKYDIGSVIILTEGKLKGIFTERDVLHLSAELGLDFFKKSVSEVMSTSLTTMTPEDDVDELLSIMLKKRIRHMPILEDGLLVGIVSIGDAVKAKIEKTEEENKNLKQYMYNENGFI, from the coding sequence ATGTACATAAAACAGATCCTGGCAAAAAAAGATCGAAAACTTCTGTCGGTGGAACCGGAAACCTTGGTGATGGATGCGGTCAAGTTTATGACCAAATACGATATCGGATCGGTAATCATCTTAACGGAAGGAAAGCTCAAAGGAATTTTTACAGAGAGGGACGTTCTTCACCTTTCGGCCGAGTTGGGATTGGACTTTTTTAAAAAATCGGTTTCGGAAGTGATGTCCACATCCTTGACTACAATGACTCCGGAAGACGACGTGGATGAGCTACTTTCCATCATGCTCAAAAAAAGGATTCGTCACATGCCTATTTTAGAAGACGGACTTTTGGTCGGAATCGTCTCGATAGGAGATGCGGTCAAAGCGAAAATTGAAAAAACGGAGGAAGAAAACAAAAATCTCAAACAATATATGTACAACGAGAACGGATTCATCTAG
- a CDS encoding pyridoxine 5'-phosphate synthase produces the protein MKVKLSVNINKIATLRNSRGGNIPDLLYFADLVLRAGAQGITVHPREDERHIRKDDVFSLKEFIDSYNYKNNTKIEYNMEGEPSPRFLDLLLHTRPDQATLVPVTPGEITSDHGFDFKKDLATLQEYSKVLKKEKIRTSLFVETDLENLKLVSLTGADRVEFYTGPFADKFDRSPKIGQECFESLYIPAAKVVLDQKMGINAGHDLDHNNLKVFSRLPGLQEVSIGHRLISRALETGIDQSVKDYLQALL, from the coding sequence TTGAAAGTCAAGCTGAGCGTAAATATTAACAAAATCGCCACCCTCCGAAATTCGAGAGGCGGAAACATTCCGGATCTTTTGTATTTCGCGGATTTGGTTCTTCGAGCGGGAGCTCAAGGAATTACGGTTCATCCCAGAGAAGACGAAAGGCATATCCGAAAAGACGACGTGTTTTCCTTAAAAGAATTCATCGATTCCTACAATTATAAGAACAACACAAAAATTGAATACAACATGGAAGGGGAACCCTCTCCTCGTTTTTTAGATTTGCTTCTCCATACAAGACCCGATCAGGCTACCCTTGTTCCCGTCACTCCGGGAGAAATCACCTCCGATCACGGATTCGACTTCAAAAAGGATCTAGCGACCCTTCAAGAATATTCTAAAGTTCTAAAGAAAGAAAAAATCCGCACTTCCCTTTTTGTGGAAACCGATCTCGAAAACCTGAAACTCGTCTCTCTTACCGGAGCCGACCGTGTGGAATTTTATACGGGCCCTTTTGCGGATAAATTCGATCGTTCTCCCAAAATCGGACAAGAATGTTTCGAATCCTTATATATCCCTGCCGCGAAGGTCGTCTTGGACCAAAAAATGGGAATCAATGCGGGTCACGATTTGGATCATAACAATCTGAAAGTTTTTTCTCGCCTTCCTGGACTTCAGGAAGTTTCCATAGGTCACAGACTGATTTCCAGAGCTTTGGAAACCGGGATCGATCAAAGTGTTAAGGACTATCTTCAAGCTCTTTTGTGA